A stretch of Perognathus longimembris pacificus isolate PPM17 chromosome 1, ASM2315922v1, whole genome shotgun sequence DNA encodes these proteins:
- the Micall1 gene encoding LOW QUALITY PROTEIN: MICAL-like protein 1 (The sequence of the model RefSeq protein was modified relative to this genomic sequence to represent the inferred CDS: inserted 1 base in 1 codon), protein MAGPRGALLAWCRRQCEGYRGVDVRDLSGSFRDGLAFCAILHRHRPDLLDFDSLSKDNVFENNRLAFEVAEKELGIPALLDPQDMVSMRVPDCLSIMTYVSQYYNHFTSPGQAGVSPPRKDLPSSSSSPPTAPTTVEPEEKAEGEDLSRSLAEQGLHRAPSSTCAACGQRVHLVQRYLAEGRLYHRHCFRCRQCSSTLLPGAYRNGPEEGTFVCAERCTRPGPGGRAGSGPGSLLQTRQPHATEAKDSDAGGSSPRADADAPKARAEARPQVPTKPPIPGRSPELASPPAARPTPAPRKASESTASTPPTPRPRSSLQQDSPVEQSGGGGGLVNGRLQDPPVPKPRGTPKLSERSPAPRKDPPWITLVQTEPKKKPAPLPPSGSPGLLGQAGGQVENGSVEEGGQPSPAAGAEPKPYNPFEEEEEEEEEEEVPAPTVPSSAPSPAPAPAESTPKSLHPWYGITPTSSPKTKKRPAPRAPSASPLALHTARLSHSEPPSATPSPALSVESLASESCSRTASAELPEPPAVPKSSSEPAVHAPGAPGALANPAGPSADSSPSSGERTPPGAERAPRARTRGSPGPPPAKPCTGATPTPLLLARDQSPVPSLGSSSPQLQVKSSCKENPFNRKPSPAASPATKKATKGAKPARPPXPGHGFPLIKRKVQADQYVPEEDIYGEMDSIERQLDALEHRGVLLEEKLRGGAPEGREDDMLVDWFKLIHEKHLLVRRESELIYIFKQQNLEQRQADVEYELRCLLNKPEKDWTEEDWGREKALMQELVTLIEQRNAIVNCLDEDRQREEEEDKMLEAMIKKKEFQKEAEPEGKKKGKFKNMKMLRLLGTKRDAKSRSPRDKS, encoded by the exons AGACTTTGACTCGCTTTCCAAGGACAATGTCTTCGAGAATAACCGTTTG gcttTTGAGGTAGCTGAGAAGGAGCTGGGGATCCCTGCTCTCCTGGACCCCCAGGACATGGTCTCCATGCGCGTGCCCGACTGCCTCAGCATCATGACCTATGTGTCCCAGTACTATAACCACTTCACCAGCCCCGGCCAAg CTGGTGTCTCACCACCCAGAAAGGACctgccatcctcctcctcttccccgccGACGGCACCCACCACCGTGGAGCCAGAAGAAAAGGCTGAG GGTGAAGATCTCTCCCGCAGCTTGGCAGAGCAGGGCCTCCACCGGGCGCCCAGCAGCACGTGTGCGGCCTGTGGGCAGCGTGTGCACCTGGTGCAGCGGTACCTGGCTGAGGGCAGGCTCTACCACCGCCACTGCTTCCg GTGTCGGCAGTGCTCCAGCACCCTCCTCCCTGGGGCCTACAGGAATGGGCCGGAGGAGGGGACCTTCGTGTGTGCTGAACGCTGCACcaggccgggccccgggggccgGGCAGGATCGGGGCCTGGGTCCCTCCTGCAGACAAGGCAGCCGCACGCCACGGAAGCCAAGGATAGTGATGCAGGTGGTTCCAGCCCCAGGGCTGATGCAGATGCACCCAAGGCCCGTGCCGAGGCCCGGCCTCAGGTCCCCACCAAGCCCCCGATTCCGGGCAGATCCCCGGAGCTGGCCAGTCCCCCTGCAGCCCGGCCTACACCTGCTCCCAGGAAGGCCTCCGAAAGCACAGCTTCCACGCCCCCCACGCCGCGGCCCCGGTCCAGCCTGCAGCAGGACAGCCCTGTGGAGCAgagtggcggtggcggtggcctCGTGAACG GGAGACTGCAGGACCCCCCGGTCCCCAAGCCAAGAGGGACACCCAAGCTGTCAGAGAG gtccccagcccccaggaaagACCCCCCATGGATCACACTAGTCCAGACCGAGCCCAAGAAGAAGCCGGCTCCGCTGCCCCCCAGCGGCAGCCCTGGGCTGCTGGGCCAGGCCGGCGGGCAGGTGGAGAATGGCAGCGTGGAAGAGGGGGGCCAGCCGAGCCCTGCAGCTGGCGCAGAGCCCAAGCCCTACAACCcctttgaggaggaggaggaggaggaggaggaggaagaggtgccaGCCCCCACGGTGCCCAGctcagcccccagccctgccccagccccggcAGAGTCCACTCCCAAGTCCTTGCACCCCTGGTATGGTATCACCCCCACCAGCAGCCCCAAGACGAAGAAGCGTCCTGCTCCGAGAGCCCCCAGCGCGTCCCCTCTCG CTCTGCACACCGCCCGCCTCTCGCACTCGGAGCCCCCCTCGGCCACGCCGTCGCCGGCCCTCAGCGTGGAGAGCCTGGCCTCCGAGAGCTGCAGCCGCACGGCCAGCGCCGAGCTCCCGGAACCCCCTGCCGTGCCCAAGAGCTCCTCAGAGCCCGCGGTGCACGCCCCCGGCGCCCCCGGCGCCCTCGCCAACCCCGCCGGCCCCTCGGCCGACTCCTCCCCGTCCTCCGGAGAACGGACGCCGCCCGGCGCGGAACGGGCACCTCGGGCCAGGACCAGGggcagccccggccccccgccggccAAGCCCTGCACGGGTGCCACCCCTACCCCTCTCTTGCTGGCTAGAGACCAAAGCCCCGTGCCTTCCCTGGGGAGCTCCTCCCCACAGCTGCAGGTCAAG TCTTCCTGCAAGGAGAATCCTTTCAACCGGAAGCCATCACCGGCAGCGTCTCCAGCCACAAAGAAGGCCACCAAAGGAGCCAAACCTGCCAGGCCGC GCCCCGGGCACGGCTTTCCCCTCATCAAGCGCAAG GTTCAAGCTGACCAGTACGTCCCCGAGGAGGACATTTACGGAGAGATGGACAGCATCGAGCGCCAGCTGGAtgccctggagcaccgcggggtcCTGCTGGAGGAGAAGCTGCGCGGCGGAGCGCCGG AGGGCCGCGAGGACGACATGCTGGTCGACTGGTTCAAGCTGATTCATGAGAAGCACCTGCTGGTGAGGCGGGAGTCGGAGCTCATTTACAT CTTCAAGCAGCAGAACCTGGAGCAGCGGCAGGCCGACGTGGAATACGAACTCCGGTGCCTTCTCAACAAGCCTG AAAAGGACTGGACGGAGGAGGACTGGGGCCGGGAGAAGGCGCTGATGCAGGAGCTTGTGACCCTCATTGAGCAGCGCAACGCCATCGTCAACTGCCTGGACGAGGACCGGCAGAG ggaggaggaggaagacaagatGTTGGAAGCCATGATCAAGAAGAAAG AGTTCCAGAAGGAGGCTGAACCGGAGGGCAAGAAGAAGGGGAAGTTCAAGAACATGAAGATGTTGCGGCTGCTGGGAACTAAGCGAGATGCCAAAAGCAGATCTCCCCGGGACAAGAGCTGA
- the C1H22orf23 gene encoding UPF0193 protein EVG1 isoform X2, producing METSTRIPECPAFGLRFQPGAAVSWGPLRSVRTRTPRARSRRTQPRDRPMASQERTETAAKGARFWRSPKKATYTPETCELLRVMMKESQLTNFQQRHIMDTIKRGDPLPLQCNPTSSQRDCPVKLPTSSHLPPIPSARSGLRPASVCQANGAYTREQFKPRATRDLDKEKRRLQHIFATGKDPEERRKKETPVQQEDLSPAVDRFEELVKEIQDRKEFLSAMEALGQGKQYRGLILAEISQKLREMEDIDRKRSKELCKALAAI from the exons ATGGAAACCTCGACGCGGATCCCAGAGTGCCCGGCATTTGGTCTCCGCTTCCAGCCGGGTGCTGCCGTCTCCTGGGGCCCGCTGCGCTCCGTGAGGACGAGGACACCCCGGGCGAGGTCTCGCCGGACCCAGCCCAGG GACCGGCCCATGGCTTCGCAGGAGAGGACGGAGACCGCCGCCAAAGGAGCGAGGTTCTGGCGCTCCCCCAAGAAGGCCACGTACACCCCGGAGACCTGCGAGCTGCTCCGAG TGATGATGAAGGAATCCCAGCTGACCAACTTCCAGCAGCGCCACATCATGGACACCATAAAAA GAGGGGACCCTTTGCCCCTACAGTGCAACCCGACCTCCAGCCAGAGAGACTGTCCTGTCAAGCTGCCCACCTCCAGCCACCTGCCCCCCATCCCGTCCGCCCGCTCCGGCCTCCGGCCTGCCAGTGTGTGCCAGGCCAATGGGGCCTACACCAGGGAGCAGTTCAAGCCTCGAGCCACAA GAGACCTGGACAAGGAGAAACGAAGGCTCCAACACATCTTTGCCACTGGGAAGGACCCAGAGGAACGGAGAAAGAAGGAAACCCCGGTGCAGCAGGAGGACCTGAGCCCCGCGGTGGACCGGTTTGAAGAAT TGGTGAAGGAGATCCAGGACAGGAAGGAATTCCTGAGTGCCATGGAGGCCCTGGGCCAGGGCAAGCAATACCGGGGGCTCATCCTGGCCGAGATCTCCCAG AAACTCCGGGAAATGGAAGACATCGACCGCAAGAGGAGCAAGGAACTTTGCAAGGCTCTGGCCGCCATCTAA
- the C1H22orf23 gene encoding UPF0193 protein EVG1 isoform X1, with protein METSTRIPECPAFGLRFQPGAAVSWGPLRSVRTRTPRARSRRTQPRDRPMASQERTETAAKGARFWRSPKKATYTPETCELLRVMMKESQLTNFQQRHIMDTIKRGDPLPLQCNPTSSQRDCPVKLPTSSHLPPIPSARSGLRPASVCQANGAYTREQFKPRATRDLDKEKRRLQHIFATGKDPEERRKKETPVQQEDLSPAVDRFEELVKEIQDRKEFLSAMEALGQGKQYRGLILAEISQVDRSDRKAGKGWARQEWGGGVPRMAEPRAS; from the exons ATGGAAACCTCGACGCGGATCCCAGAGTGCCCGGCATTTGGTCTCCGCTTCCAGCCGGGTGCTGCCGTCTCCTGGGGCCCGCTGCGCTCCGTGAGGACGAGGACACCCCGGGCGAGGTCTCGCCGGACCCAGCCCAGG GACCGGCCCATGGCTTCGCAGGAGAGGACGGAGACCGCCGCCAAAGGAGCGAGGTTCTGGCGCTCCCCCAAGAAGGCCACGTACACCCCGGAGACCTGCGAGCTGCTCCGAG TGATGATGAAGGAATCCCAGCTGACCAACTTCCAGCAGCGCCACATCATGGACACCATAAAAA GAGGGGACCCTTTGCCCCTACAGTGCAACCCGACCTCCAGCCAGAGAGACTGTCCTGTCAAGCTGCCCACCTCCAGCCACCTGCCCCCCATCCCGTCCGCCCGCTCCGGCCTCCGGCCTGCCAGTGTGTGCCAGGCCAATGGGGCCTACACCAGGGAGCAGTTCAAGCCTCGAGCCACAA GAGACCTGGACAAGGAGAAACGAAGGCTCCAACACATCTTTGCCACTGGGAAGGACCCAGAGGAACGGAGAAAGAAGGAAACCCCGGTGCAGCAGGAGGACCTGAGCCCCGCGGTGGACCGGTTTGAAGAAT TGGTGAAGGAGATCCAGGACAGGAAGGAATTCCTGAGTGCCATGGAGGCCCTGGGCCAGGGCAAGCAATACCGGGGGCTCATCCTGGCCGAGATCTCCCAGGTAGACAGAAGTGACCGGAAAGCGGGGAAGGGGTGGGCGCgccaggagtggggggggggggttccaagGATGGCAGAACCCCGAGCCAGCTGA